A genomic stretch from Chloroflexota bacterium includes:
- a CDS encoding response regulator transcription factor produces the protein MSSDPTPGRPPLRLLIVDDHEVVREGLVALLSRRDEFQVVAEAGTVAESLAAVRRFEPDLVVMDVRLPDGSGIEACRDIRAELPATRVVMLTSYPDEEAVLSAILAGASGYLLKQIRGRDLVAALEAVGRGDSLLDPAVTERVLERVRRAASGGEQDELSKLTAQERRIVLLVAEGKTNKEIAAEVFLSDKTVKNYVSSILSKLELQRRGQAAAFVAKHRLGSPGDS, from the coding sequence ATGAGCAGCGACCCGACGCCGGGCCGCCCGCCGCTGCGGCTCCTCATCGTCGATGACCACGAGGTCGTGCGCGAGGGATTGGTGGCGCTCCTCTCTCGTCGCGACGAGTTCCAGGTCGTGGCCGAGGCCGGGACCGTTGCCGAGTCGCTCGCCGCAGTGCGCCGGTTCGAGCCCGACCTGGTGGTGATGGACGTGCGTCTGCCCGATGGCTCCGGTATCGAGGCTTGCCGCGACATCCGCGCCGAGCTGCCCGCGACGCGCGTCGTGATGCTGACCAGCTACCCCGATGAGGAAGCGGTGCTGTCGGCCATCCTTGCCGGCGCCAGCGGCTATCTGCTCAAGCAGATCCGCGGCCGCGACCTGGTGGCTGCGCTCGAGGCGGTGGGGCGCGGCGACTCGCTCCTCGACCCCGCGGTCACCGAACGGGTCCTCGAGCGTGTCCGGCGCGCGGCGTCCGGCGGCGAGCAGGATGAGCTGAGCAAGCTGACAGCGCAGGAACGCAGGATCGTGCTGCTCGTGGCCGAAGGGAAGACCAACAAGGAGATCGCCGCCGAGGTGTTCCTCTCGGACAAGACCGTCAAGAATTACGTCAGCAGCATCCTCTCGAAGCTCGAGCTCCAGCGCCGGGGGCAGGCCGCCGCATTCGTGGCCAAGCATCGCCTCGGGTCGCCCGGCGACAGCTGA
- a CDS encoding GAF domain-containing sensor histidine kinase translates to MNEAEVSWEVRARRAEAHLAALDVAVQGISGVLALEAVLHLIVDRVRDLADAEYAALGIARPDGVIQRFMTSGLSAIARERIGALPRGHGLLGLIIRNGQTFRIPEIAEDPRRHGFPPNHPEMHSFLGVPITVKGQAVGDLYLTNKRGAAEFSAEDQTLVERFAAHAGLAIENARLSERVQALAVVEERERIGRDLHDGIIQRIYGVTLGLDDVPEIALQDPAAAAERVDRAIDALHAAIAEIRTFIYGLRPGLDGPGVVASALETLAEEARLNGSMPIEVKSVGDTRLAPTIGAELISIAREALSNVVRHADASRATMEVTAANGEVRLEIADDGKGFDARTPGRGGHHGLANMLRRAESLGGSLLVESGPGRGTRIIVVLPLPE, encoded by the coding sequence GTGAACGAGGCGGAGGTGAGCTGGGAGGTGCGCGCCCGCCGCGCCGAGGCGCACCTGGCCGCGCTCGACGTCGCGGTCCAGGGCATCTCGGGCGTGCTTGCGCTGGAGGCCGTCCTGCATCTGATCGTCGACCGCGTGCGCGACCTGGCCGATGCGGAATATGCGGCCCTCGGGATCGCCCGCCCCGACGGGGTCATTCAGCGATTCATGACCAGCGGGCTCAGCGCGATTGCGCGGGAGCGGATCGGCGCCCTGCCGCGCGGCCATGGGCTGCTGGGGCTGATCATCCGCAATGGGCAGACCTTCAGGATCCCCGAGATCGCCGAGGATCCGCGCCGCCACGGCTTCCCGCCGAATCACCCTGAGATGCACTCCTTCCTGGGCGTCCCGATCACCGTCAAGGGGCAGGCGGTTGGGGATCTGTACCTCACGAACAAGCGGGGCGCCGCGGAGTTCAGCGCGGAGGACCAGACGCTCGTCGAGCGCTTCGCAGCCCATGCCGGGCTGGCAATCGAGAACGCACGGCTCAGTGAGCGTGTGCAGGCGCTGGCGGTGGTGGAGGAGCGGGAGCGGATCGGTCGCGACCTGCATGACGGCATCATCCAGCGTATCTATGGGGTGACGCTCGGCCTCGACGACGTGCCCGAGATCGCCCTGCAGGACCCGGCGGCGGCGGCCGAGCGGGTTGATCGTGCTATTGACGCCCTCCACGCCGCGATTGCCGAGATCCGGACCTTCATCTACGGGCTGCGACCCGGTCTCGATGGCCCGGGAGTGGTGGCCTCGGCCCTCGAGACGCTCGCCGAGGAGGCACGCCTCAACGGCTCGATGCCCATCGAGGTCAAGTCGGTCGGGGACACGAGGCTCGCGCCGACCATCGGCGCTGAGTTGATCAGCATCGCGCGCGAGGCACTCAGCAACGTCGTCCGCCATGCCGACGCCTCGCGCGCCACGATGGAGGTCACGGCCGCGAACGGCGAGGTCCGACTCGAGATCGCGGACGACGGCAAAGGCTTTGACGCCCGTACGCCCGGTCGGGGCGGCCACCACGGGCTCGCCAACATGCTTCGCCGCGCGGAGTCGCTCGGCGGGAGCCTGCTGGTCGAGAGCGGGCCGGGCCGTGGGACCCGTATCATCGTCGTGCTGCCGCTCCCCGAGTAG
- a CDS encoding multicopper oxidase domain-containing protein has product MPRSLALWLAFTIAGSMFALVLLLAAVVLGTPGSGGDAQFSPAASAAAGPLGTIEIHAYDLGFEPAMAHVTSPGRYRVSFVNDGGVRHDLTFADGTKIEAAPHATAAGEVTISAAGLTFICSVPGHADAGMRGEVMVTGGPAMTPAPSAPISAEELRDADAARTAQFPAETEGRGNQILEPTILDDETRQWEITASVIQWDTEPGTILEAYAYNGTVPGPQLRAEVGDRVRIILHNELPVPTTIHSHGLMVPSAMDGVPVISQPAVMPGESFTYEFTLRNAGSHMYHSHFMADHQVPMGLLGAFVVTDPEDSAEPAADIDYTIIINDGPLGFTLNGKGFPATEPIVATQGQTIRVRYMNEGLQIHPMHLHGMRQLVIAKDGYLLPDPHFEDTVLVAPGERIDVLVEATELGAWAFHCHILTHAEGPDGMFGMVTALIVEE; this is encoded by the coding sequence ATGCCTCGCTCCCTCGCCCTCTGGCTCGCCTTCACCATTGCGGGCTCGATGTTCGCGCTGGTGCTGCTCCTGGCCGCCGTCGTTCTCGGCACGCCCGGCAGCGGAGGTGATGCGCAGTTTTCACCTGCCGCGTCAGCTGCCGCAGGACCACTGGGCACCATCGAGATCCACGCATACGACCTGGGCTTCGAGCCGGCGATGGCCCACGTCACTTCGCCGGGCCGCTACCGCGTCAGCTTCGTAAACGACGGAGGCGTCCGCCACGACCTCACCTTCGCGGACGGGACGAAGATCGAGGCGGCGCCTCACGCCACCGCGGCCGGCGAGGTGACCATCTCCGCGGCCGGCCTGACGTTCATCTGCTCGGTCCCCGGCCACGCCGACGCCGGGATGCGCGGCGAGGTGATGGTCACCGGCGGCCCGGCGATGACGCCGGCGCCCTCGGCGCCGATCAGCGCCGAGGAGCTGCGTGACGCCGATGCGGCGCGCACGGCCCAGTTCCCTGCCGAGACGGAGGGCAGGGGCAACCAGATCTTGGAGCCCACAATCCTCGACGACGAAACCAGGCAGTGGGAGATAACCGCCTCAGTCATCCAGTGGGACACCGAGCCGGGAACGATCCTCGAGGCGTACGCCTACAACGGGACCGTCCCGGGGCCCCAGTTGCGCGCCGAGGTCGGCGACAGGGTGCGGATCATCCTCCACAACGAGCTGCCGGTCCCGACCACCATCCATTCGCACGGGCTGATGGTGCCGAGCGCCATGGACGGGGTGCCGGTCATCAGCCAGCCGGCCGTCATGCCCGGCGAGTCCTTCACCTACGAATTCACGCTGCGCAATGCGGGCAGCCACATGTACCACAGTCACTTCATGGCCGACCACCAGGTGCCGATGGGCCTCCTGGGCGCGTTCGTGGTGACGGATCCGGAAGACTCGGCCGAGCCGGCCGCGGACATCGACTACACGATAATCATCAACGACGGGCCGCTTGGCTTCACGCTCAACGGTAAGGGCTTCCCGGCGACTGAGCCGATCGTCGCCACCCAAGGGCAGACGATCCGGGTGCGCTACATGAACGAGGGGCTCCAGATCCACCCGATGCACCTGCACGGGATGCGGCAGCTCGTCATCGCCAAGGACGGGTACCTCCTCCCCGATCCGCACTTCGAGGACACGGTGCTGGTCGCGCCAGGCGAGCGGATCGATGTCCTGGTTGAGGCGACGGAGCTGGGCGCATGGGCCTTCCACTGCCACATCCTGACCCATGCCGAGGGGCCGGACGGCATGTTCGGGATGGTCACGGCGCTCATCGTCGAGGAGTAG